Proteins encoded within one genomic window of Ideonella dechloratans:
- a CDS encoding AAA family ATPase → MISTSLLARLTKLKGQVNNVIAGKTTQVEDSLACLLAGGHLLIEDVPGVGKTTLAHALAASLGLRFSRVQFTSDLLPSDLVGVSVFERQRDGFVFHPGPLFTQVLLADEINRAGPRTQSALLEAMEEHQVSVDGKTRPLPQPFFVIATQNPAEQLGTYPLPESQLDRFLMCISLGYPDRASERALLAGEDRREAVARLQPVMEPDDLVEAMAAVRTVHASSALLDYLQALIEATRSGRWFVQGLSPRAGIGILRLARARALLQGRDHVAPDDLQALLPQALGHRLVPVASAGRGPREQVRAMLDAVPLP, encoded by the coding sequence ATGATCAGCACAAGCCTTCTCGCCCGATTGACGAAGCTCAAGGGACAGGTCAACAACGTGATCGCGGGCAAGACAACCCAGGTGGAGGATAGCCTGGCCTGCCTGCTGGCCGGGGGGCATCTGCTGATCGAGGACGTGCCGGGCGTGGGCAAGACCACCCTGGCCCACGCCCTGGCCGCCTCGCTGGGGCTGCGCTTCTCCCGCGTCCAGTTCACCTCCGACCTGCTGCCCAGCGACCTGGTGGGGGTGAGCGTGTTCGAGCGCCAGCGCGACGGCTTCGTGTTCCACCCGGGCCCGCTCTTCACCCAGGTGCTGCTGGCCGACGAGATCAACCGGGCCGGCCCCCGCACCCAGAGCGCCCTGCTGGAGGCGATGGAGGAGCACCAGGTCAGCGTGGACGGCAAGACCCGCCCGCTGCCCCAGCCCTTCTTCGTCATCGCCACCCAGAACCCGGCCGAGCAGCTGGGCACCTACCCGCTGCCGGAAAGCCAGCTCGACCGCTTCCTGATGTGCATCAGCCTGGGCTACCCGGACCGGGCCTCGGAGCGCGCCCTGCTGGCCGGCGAGGACCGGCGCGAAGCGGTGGCCCGCCTGCAGCCGGTGATGGAACCGGACGACCTGGTCGAGGCGATGGCCGCGGTGCGCACCGTGCATGCGTCCAGCGCCCTGCTGGACTACCTGCAGGCCCTGATCGAGGCCACCCGCAGCGGCCGCTGGTTCGTCCAGGGCCTGTCGCCCCGCGCTGGCATCGGCATCCTGCGGCTGGCCCGGGCCCGGGCCCTGCTGCAGGGCCGTGACCACGTGGCGCCGGACGACCTGCAGGCCCTGTTGCCCCAGGCCCTGGGCCACCGCCTGGTGCCGGTGGCCTCGGCCGGCCGCGGCCCGCGCGAGCAGGTCCGCGCGATGCTGGACGCCGTCCCCCTGCCCTGA
- a CDS encoding DUF58 domain-containing protein has product MASTGLWPLSALQRRWRQWWQARLQPSAHCTLRQRNLYIVPTRAGLVFGLTLLLLVASINFQLNLGYALTFLLAGSAIVSMHMTHATLRGLALHLGPLSPVFAGQPVSLEVRMDNPGRTRHGLALAVQEDEGEPQPVWFDAGAQAQTSVTLHWMAPGRGHWPAPLLRIETRFPFGLFRAWSLWRPDAQAWVYPAPEHPAPPLPPAAVQAGSPGTPALGPTDEHDGIRPWRRGDPLNRVVWKKVARTGELVSREAAGTARPPLLWLDWQQAGPGDAERRLSRLCAWVLAAQARQQPHGLRLPGREWPWNDSPTHRDTLLQALARW; this is encoded by the coding sequence ATGGCAAGCACCGGCCTGTGGCCCCTGTCGGCCCTGCAGCGGCGCTGGCGCCAGTGGTGGCAGGCGCGCCTGCAGCCCAGTGCCCATTGCACCCTGCGCCAGCGCAACCTCTACATCGTGCCCACCCGGGCCGGCCTGGTGTTCGGTCTGACCCTGCTGCTGCTGGTGGCGTCCATCAACTTCCAGCTCAACCTGGGCTACGCCCTCACCTTCCTGCTGGCGGGCAGCGCCATCGTGTCGATGCACATGACCCATGCCACGCTGCGCGGGCTGGCGCTGCACCTGGGGCCGCTGAGCCCGGTGTTCGCCGGCCAGCCGGTGAGCCTGGAGGTCCGCATGGACAACCCCGGCCGCACCCGCCATGGCCTGGCGCTGGCGGTGCAGGAAGACGAGGGCGAGCCGCAGCCGGTGTGGTTCGATGCCGGCGCCCAGGCCCAGACCAGCGTCACCCTGCACTGGATGGCGCCCGGACGCGGGCACTGGCCGGCACCGCTGCTGCGCATCGAGACCCGCTTTCCCTTCGGCCTGTTCCGCGCCTGGAGCCTGTGGCGCCCGGACGCCCAGGCCTGGGTCTATCCCGCGCCGGAGCATCCCGCGCCGCCCTTGCCCCCGGCCGCAGTCCAGGCCGGCTCGCCCGGCACGCCGGCCCTGGGCCCGACCGACGAGCATGACGGCATCCGCCCCTGGCGCCGGGGCGACCCGCTCAACCGCGTGGTCTGGAAGAAGGTCGCGCGCACGGGCGAACTGGTCAGCCGCGAGGCCGCGGGAACGGCCCGCCCCCCGCTGCTCTGGCTGGACTGGCAGCAGGCCGGCCCGGGCGATGCGGAACGGCGCCTGTCCCGCCTGTGCGCCTGGGTGCTGGCCGCGCAGGCGCGCCAGCAGCCCCATGGCCTGCGCCTGCCCGGCCGGGAATGGCCCTGGAACGACTCACCCACCCACCGGGACACCCTGCTGCAGGCGCTGGCGCGATGGTGA